One genomic segment of Sander lucioperca isolate FBNREF2018 chromosome 10, SLUC_FBN_1.2, whole genome shotgun sequence includes these proteins:
- the LOC116064743 gene encoding CD209 antigen-like protein C isoform X2, whose translation MAEEEVNYASVVFKSNKHPPTQARKEEETVYDEVKVQSETNKPTADTNAGVLLDKKGNNRRGQYQQLACCLGILCVILLLGIIAVVVYHQSKITNLTAVNQNLATRNQELETQRNNVTEELNNLKTNCNKVRQCKPCQNGWKRTESNCYAYNNAEPPNQKTWEEAQQDCRGKSSDLAVVHSQDEQTALNKYSVGSSGTNGYWFGLRAEGGRWKWIDGSNLTESYWTPQPPPTATDGQCGMSVQNVGWRSVNCTEKKQWICEMKD comes from the exons ATGGCGGAGGAGGAAGTTAACTACGCTTCGGTTGTATTCAAAAGTAACAAACATCCTCCAACCCAAG CTagaaaggaggaggaaactGTGTACGATGAAGTGAAGGTGCAAAGcgaaacaaacaaaccaaccgCTGACACAAATG CAGGAGTTTTGCTCGACAAGAAAGGAAACAACAGACGTGGCCAGTATCAGCAGCTGGCCTGTTGTTTGGGGATTCTTTGTGTCATTCTGCTGTTGGGTATCATAGCAGTCGTCGTCTACCACC AAAGCAAGATCACAAACCTGACTGCAGTAAACCAGAACCTGGCAACACGAAACCAGGAGCTGGAGACACAGAGGAACAACGTAACAGAAGAGTTGAACAACTTGAAGACAAACTGTAATAAAG TGAGACAGTGTAAACCTTGTCAGAATGGCTGGAAACGCACAGAGTCTAACTGCTATGCGTATAATAACGCTGAACCTCCTAATCAGAAAACCTGGGAAGAAGCTCAACAAGACTGCAGAGGAAAGAGTTCAGATTTGGCTGTTGTACATAGTCAAGACGAACAG ACTGCTCTCAATAAATACAGCGTGGGTAGTTCAGGAACTAATGGATACTGGTTTGGCCTGAGAGCTGAAGGTGGGAGATGGAAGTGGATTGATGGAAGTAATCTGACTGAAAG CTACTGGACACCACAACCTCCTCCTACTGCTACTGATGGTCAGTGTGGAATGTCTGTCCAGAACGTAGGATGGAGATCAGTGAACTGTACTGAGAAAAAACAATGGATCTGCGAAATGAAGGATTGA